In Octopus sinensis unplaced genomic scaffold, ASM634580v1 Contig01712, whole genome shotgun sequence, the DNA window CAACTGCTCCAAGAATTTTTTTGCATAGTGAAATTACTTGTGAAGGTAACTGGTATGAATTCGACTCCCACCAAGCTATAGGTGATACTTTACTCAATAAATTCGGAGCAAACATGTATTGTTTAAATGGATCAGCTTTTGCTCTGAAATTAATCAGAGTCGGAAGTGCATATTCATAATTTTGAGCACAATAACTCAATGCAATGTCAATCTcaacatttgaaagagatttcccACTACATGTCGGGTCGATCAATTTGCAAGTAAGTGGAAAGGTGTTAATGCTTGTTTTGCTCGAATTCTCACTTTTCCTAAAATATTCGTACATCCATTGTCAATATATGTCTGTTCAAGTTCTTTCCAAATTTCTACAGCATGACTAATCGTGGTAGAATCATTCTGAATTTTATCTAAAGCGACAGCAATTGGTTTAATAAGCATCAGATATTCTTCAACGCGTCGTTTTAGGGAAATATTTTGGACCTTGGAAAAAATCTCTGTATCAATATCCGTTCTGTGTTCCTCACAAGTTCTCAAAATAATAGACCAATTATCCAGATAAGATTGAAAACAGTCTGATAAAGTGTTCCACCGTACATCAATCGGAAGAACGAGTTTTTTTCCTCCATTAGATTTGTACCATGCAGCTGGAAGATGGACGTTTcggaaatatttattgattgttaCAATAGTTCCTTTAACGTCCGCTACCTCGACATCCTTCACAAGAAGGTTGAGATAATGTGCCGAGCAACCATAAGTAATTATTTCATTGCCATCTTCCATCATTATCCGTCTCATTTTAGTCATGTTGGCAGCATTATCCGTTACAAGACTGCCGATTTTACATCCAAACCGTTGTTCAGCCAATTGTGCGGAGGCTAAAGCAACAGATTGAAGATATTCCGCAGTGTGGCTATATCCAGAAGTGTCCACAGTGTCAATGAGATAATTTTCCCCATCTGATGTCACAACCGAGACACAAATAACGGGTTCATTATGAATGTTGCTCCACCCGTCCAACATCATAGACACTGTTTTGTCCTGGAGTCTTTGTCGACAGTCTTCATGTATTTGGTCGTACACATGATCAAGTAATGTACCACCAATTTGATGACGAGAGGGTAAACGATACCCAGGAAGAAGCATTTGGACGAATTTGACAAATTCGGGATGTTCTACAGCAGCAAACGGAGtgtttgtagaaaatatgtaTCTAGCGAGTTGCAGATCCATCAAATCTTTCTTAGATGAAGTCGTCGTAGTTACGAAATTGATTAATGAATGGTCCTTCATCCTTGGAGGAAATTCGCTTTCAGGTCTCGGCATATTTTTAGGGATATCAATATTACTTCGACATAATAAATGATGCTGC includes these proteins:
- the LOC115227096 gene encoding uncharacterized protein LOC115227096, whose product is MPRPESEFPPRMKDHSLINFVTTTTSSKKDLMDLQLARYIFSTNTPFAAVEHPEFVKFVQMLLPGYRLPSRHQIGGTLLDHVYDQIHEDCRQRLQDKTVSMMLDGWSNIHNEPVICVSVVTSDGENYLIDTVDTSGYSHTAEYLQSVALASAQLAEQRFGCKIGSLVTDNAANMTKMRRIMMEDGNEIITYGCSAHYLNLLVKDVEVADVKGTIVTINKYFRNVHLPAAWYKSNGGKKLVLPIDVRWNTLSDCFQSYLDNWSIILRTCEEHRTDIDTEIFSKVQNISLKRRVEEYLMLIKPIAVALDKIQNDSTTISHAVEIWKELEQTYIDNGCTNILGKVRIRAKQALTPFHLLAN